From the Stigmatopora argus isolate UIUO_Sarg chromosome 12, RoL_Sarg_1.0, whole genome shotgun sequence genome, the window GAATTCATCTTGAAAAGTTGCAaaggaaagaaagagaaagaaagaaagaaatggcAACATTGATTTTGTCCGTGTTTGGCTTGAACCGTTCTTTCGTTCTGGATTAAAACAATTGAcgtactttgaaaaaaaaaacatacaaatgaatgaaagtagACAAGGACGGCCGGCGACCGGTCCGGGATTGACCCCGACTCAGGGTCGCTCACTTACAGGTAAATGCTGGATTCGTTGCCGCCAATGTCGGGGGACTGCAATTTCTGCACCAAGATGATGATGATTCCCACAAAGAGGACAAaattgatctaaaaaaaaatatatatatatatatatatatattaaacatattttgttaATGGTTCACAGGTTAAGTGACTAGTTCTGATCatttgacacaaaaaaacaactaaaccgCATACATGGACATAGCATATTGagttatctttatttatttattaattaattggattggataacttttttaATCCTGTTAAAATCCTGTTCTCAATGaatggtatttattttttattaaaaactaaattattcaaataaaaatggataaaagcagaaaaacaccaatgaaatttccccaatacgggatgaataaagttatccaatccaataactctaaagttgtttttacttttctttttacacaTTTCACAGTTTTCAACTTCAACTGAAAACGCCGATCGTCGTCCAATTTCTTTCGAATGGGAGGACTGCAGAGTGCCATGGTGATCATTTTTCCGCCAACCTTTCttagtcaaaagggattgggcCAACAATGGCATCCATTTGGATAAATTTAACGATAAAGGGTTCATTTAAACATGACGTTATCAAACAGCCTGATATTGTGCGGGTGTTTTACCATGATGGAGGCCACAACAGGTCCTTTGATCACCCACCAGAGAGCAGTGTGCTCATTTGTGTCCCAGCATCTAGAGAAAGAAGAATTCAAAAGATTACAGttgtacttctacttacgaatgcccctagatacgttattttattttaatatttaatttcctttaatttttgtctgtttctcacatctttcatacaaaagtgggacactttgatcattattaaagggtttaattggtcgtttttttgaggaccgaccgtggaacgaatcacagaatttacatataaagtacttttCTGCTtacaaaaaattcaagttacgaaaaaagttctggaaccaattaatttcgtaagtagagatacgaTTGTATTTACTATTTGACATACATGACAAACCCTAGTTAGTAACCCTTGttagttttggggcattttaaggttcctatTCATTGATTGGCTGCCAGTGAAGGCACTCTTTTGGTGGCAGGGGTCGAAAGAACGGATTTCtggttttgtcaaaaaaatgaaagcaataaTTCTGTGGCCGAGAcattgtgaaaaaaacaaaaatggcggATACTTTGATGGAAAACGAGCCTGTTCTTACCCAGTGTCGTGAAAATGGAGTCTCAGAACGGCCCAGACTGTCACACAAATTGTGGGTGTTcctaagaaaataaaacaaatcatttaaggcatataaataaaatagatagaAATGTTTTCGTTTGACAAAACAGccttcatttatttatgataTTATGGCGTGTCGAAGTATCATGGGACAAGCAGAAAGTGgccacatgtttttttcatgcattttaaaatgatacatATGTAGCTGGCGCAACAGCGCTATATAGCGGTATAGTGGGGAACTACAGTTAAAACAGGGCAAaaaaccgtttttttttgtttttttaaagcgttTGTAACGTTTACTTAAGTCCAAAATCCAAAATTGATTTCTGTTTCTCTCCATCAcataataactttaaaaaagtaCCCATTTCCCTtagaaatataataataaaaaagatatttcttgttttatcattgaattgaattgaatgcctttattgtcattatacaagtataatttgATTTAAGGATTTACCagagtgcacacataaataagtagtcataaaaagatttagatacagtaaaaaaaataaaagaatgactAAGATGTTTATTAACTAATATGTTTTACAAGATAGGATTGctgtaaatccatttttttgcaacTAATAAAAACCTGACAGTAATTTTGACATCAGTTTTGGGTTGGTGGTGAAATAATCCATTTAATCGAACTTTAAACAGATCGTCCTTCAACTCGTTCCCCAATGTGAATATGAGAAACTTAAAGATGAGTTTTGAGGTAGAGtaataaacacaaaaagaaaaaaactaacaccTGTGCACTCCAAATATTCGATTTTCCACCCGGATTTCAATCCCAAGAacgatgcaaaaataaatacatacccCATCCGATGATTGTATACCAGTAGAAATATCGCCTTTCAGGAAAGAAAGTCTCCACCAGCAAGGTGAAGAGGTAGAGGCCTTCGATGAAGAGCCAGAAGTAGTTGGACATGACGCAGTAATGGAAGAAAACCATCACTGCTTTGCACGCCacctgcagaaaacccacaaagtgTCTTCAATAAAAGTTCAATGCGAGTGCTACGAAGGGACTGGACGTTtatttctgtcaatggcagggacaCGGAATCGTCCCAGGTCAaattgacaccctgaatcggtagccagccaatcgcagagcaggAGGAAAGAAACAACcgatagggacaatttagcatcctattagcctagcatgcgtgttttgagatgtgggaggaaaccggagtacccggagaaaacccaggcaagcccggggagaatacgcaaactccacacaggaaagtccagacttggaatcgaacccacgaccccagaactgcgaggccgaagCACCCACCACTTATCCACTGGGCCACCGATGCTACCATAATTGGTTGATATTATAAAAAAAGGTACTTTACATCATTTAAATTGGACTGTGACAAAAATACCAAAATCTAGTCAAAAATACAATGAAGATACCGATACATTTGTTATAATATAAGCCATACATAACGAAAAAAAACTTGTATATTGAATTTTTAACCAATCTATACCCTTGAAGAGCTTTCGTCGCCCTATTCAATATAGGATCGGACGCTTACCGTGTGCACAAAGCAATGGTCGCTGTCCTCCTGCGCGTACAGCACACCATCCTTGATGAAGACGGAGATGGCTCGGAGCATGAAGGACACGAACAGGTTCATGTGGATGAAATTCCTGGTGCAGTGAAGCTTCCTGCCGAGGAAACAAACAaacggaatatatatatatatttttgctatTATTTTTCAGGCAGGTCTGAGGCATCCATTTTAACAGTCGGCATGTTTGAGGGTCATGGgcggagatagacgtccaatccatcatgACGTGGCGGGCTGGAGATTTGGGAGGAAATATCATTTGATGCCATCACCATAGGTTATCCACTTTGAAAATGTTGGATCGTGGTATAAAAGCCGAAAAGGACTAAGTCAGAACTCcacatttaaataattattataaatatatatattttttaaataatgatgaAAGATGTGAATCTAAGCTTTCTTTTTATAAGTTTTGTGTTCACAtagcccagaaaaaaaaatctgtagcgcttaaaaaaaaaatcttgccttAATTTGTTCATAGTGTCACCAGGTTTTGCAATAATTCATCTTTATATCTCTCGTCTTCAAGATGTacccgaaccaacccgagtctgacacccctagcTTACCTGAACCTGCAGAGGATAACCATAGCGGTGGTGAGAGACACCAGCGAGGTGCTGTAGCCAACCGTGTACAGGGCTTTGACGGAAGCGTAATACATGTCCTAAAAATGCACACAGATTAGATTAGACAAAATTTTGCACGCCCGAAAGTGCCAAGGGCTCACCGGCTTAGTGGCGTTGTCGTAGAAGAGGCAGACGTCCAGGTAGTGTGGGTAGGGTTCCGACCAGCCGTCCTCCGTACAGTTCCGGCTCACCTGCCCCATCTCTGCGCGGAAAATCATCCGGGACGAGTGAGAGGGAGTCGGCGCACGGGACGGCGAGACACGGGCTCACCGTCTTCGGGGCCCATCAGGTCGTGGAATAACTCCGGGCAGTTGACCACCACCACCTCGCCCACGGACGCCGCCTGCCAGCAGGTCAGGTTGTCCCACATCCAGGGGCAGTCTGAGGAAGAAAAGATTTCGGCAAGGTTAATCAACGTGAAGGCATTGACGAGtcaagtttgcatgtcctcGCGTGGTTTTTCTgcggggactccggtttcctcccacatccccaaaacatgcatgctaggctagctggttgaacactccgaATTGCCCCTATCTATGAGTGATTGGTGATTTTGTCTACTCGTCCCCTGCGattgccccaagtcagctggggtaggctccatcaccccctgcaacccgtgtgaggataaggggttcagaaaatgattcaaTATAGAGATGTTTATCTCAAGGAAGTAAGATACATGAGTAATTAGCATGTTTATTCCTCTCAAGGGttgccggggtgctggagcctatccccgccaACCGTTGGcagtgaattggtggccagccaatcgcagggcgcaaggagacgaacaaccggGAATGCTCACACTCACGCCAAGAGACCATTTGGAGTGttcagttagcctagcatggatgaTTTTAGCCTAGCCTGGATGAttttagcctagcatggatcATTTTAGCCTAGCCTGGATGAttttagcctagcatggatcattttagcctagcatggatgaTTTTAGCAtagcgggaggaaaccggggtaaacgcaaactctacacaggaccGTGTGGAGAACACTCCGGCACCCTCGTGAGGAAAAGCGTCCCAGACGATGAATGAGCTCATGAATGTAAGACATCTGCTATGTCTCATTCTTTCCTCTTTCTAAAATCAGTTGGAGCTAATTCACTTGCCCAGACTAGAAAATCCAATCGTCTCTTTTCCGTCTTCTTCGAGCACCCCCGTTCTCCAGATGTTCGCCATCACTCTTGCTCCGGTGATTTTGGAGCCCTGGTCGCGGAGGCGTGTCCAAGTGCGGTTAAACACTATAAGCGCAAGCCCTTTTGACTTGCATGATAGTCTGGTACTAGAGTGACTATGTTGTGTGGACAGGCGCAAGTGTGTGTTTTGTAGACCTTTCTTTCCCTTCTTCCTAATGTGCTTGCCTCGGTGTGCTGAGCCGGACAGGAAGACAATTACTTTGAAAGGGCAAATCTGAGTCAAATGAGGCATACTGACTTGTCCATGAAGCGCTGCATACTTCTTGGCCTCAAGTCAAGGTACACTTGGGCCTCACCACACATTTACTGCTTAACCAACCTGATAAGATAGCCCTaattcatacatatacatataaatatacatgtataaatacatatacatgtataaatacatatacatgtataaatacatatacatgtataaatacatatacatgtacaaatacatacatatacaaatacatacatatacatgcataaatatatatacattatacatgtataaatacatatacatgtatatatacatatccatatagacatacacacataaatatacatatatacatacatgtattcacacatatatacatacatatatatatatatatatatatatatatacatatacatgtataaatacatatacatatataaatatatatatatacatatatacatatatatatacacatacattatacatgtatatatacatatatatacacgtatacatatacatataaatataccgtaattactcgaatataacgcgcactcgaaaataacacgcaggtataactttgggccaaaaaaatctggaaaaacgcagtactcgaatatagtgcgcacctaaaatttcccgctgacgaaaatcagaaatcttacctttttttcttcgtttcacgattgttttgttcaaacaaatttattcattagaatccttcaaatgaaaagttcctctctctctttgtctgtcctctcatacatctcttcgttgagaatcctatcaacgtccacgcttccttcatccacttcctcttcctcccacaacacatcatccgattggctttacgagatgacgtaaaatccgtgcgtcaaagtgagtttgacaatgcttttttcgatcgaaaatttgtaatttattttagttattgattataacactgaactgagagagggtgaactgagacgggtacgaggctagaggggggcagtggtggtctcggcttcacgagatgacgtaaaatccgtgcgtcaaagtgagtttgacaatgcttttttcgatcgaaaatttgtaatttattttattcaattcaatttcaattcaatttatttggcaagaaaaagcaccaggctaagggccatgtaacaagacaccaaaaaaaaaattaaaaaaaaaaaaaaaattaaaaaaaaaaaaaatttgtttttgattataacacgcacccccaactattggaattaattattttgcaaaaacctgcgtgttatattcgagtaattacggtatatctatatacatatacacatgtgtatatgtatatgtatatttgtatgtatatatatatatatatatatatatatatatatatatatatatatatatatatgtgtgtgtgtgtgtgtatgtgtggacaATGGAACTGCAACAGATTTGAACCCAATATGAATATGTAAaattaaatgacaatttttatATGGACAAACTCACCCATGTTCAAGTCGTCACTAGGGTCATGCATGTCCATCCTCTCCATACATTTGTCATGTTCTCGCTGGATGATGCAGTGCTCCGATTCTGACGCCAcctaaaaatataaacataagATGGTTAAAAAATTGCCACGCTCAAAAAAATGTCGAAATGACGCTCTTTCCCAGCACCCCGATTTGGATGATCTATTTAATAAATGAAAGTGTAAAGTCTTTCAAGCTGGCCCTTGAATCCTTAGATTTTTCTGGAAATGGCCTTGGagcaaaagtttggacacccctgctttgaCGTCTCCGTGAgtttgccccgcccccttctcTCTCTAGGCAACAGTCACTCCGCATGAAGTGACTGTCCTTTTGACTGACTCATCACTTTGTAACACGACGCGACCCCAGGAGGCACTTTTGCTAGCTTAGCGAAACGCTAAGCGACTAACTGCGAGCGAGCACACTTAGttgctacttcttttttatgtttaatgATTGCGCTTATCGACGCCATCTTTTCATAATCAAACCGACATGGCTTTCGCCTTCGGGGGAGTCGATGCGCTGTTGCTAGGCAGCGGCACCCTCTCAGGTACACGTGGAGAAAAATACTGAATGCAGATGAATGATAGAAACTCCGAGATGATGATTAGCGCTGTAATTTATTTATGTCCTGTATGGGATGTAGGTCATGTGGTGTCGAGGGGCAATATTTGTCAGCGTTCGCAACATGCAGAATGATGTAAAATTTCATCTCAGGAATACATAAATACGTTCGATCTTTCATTCTttcaaaaaacccacacaggacaacatgctaactccacccAGGAATCCATCTTTGAGGCAAACGTGCTATATTTTATATAAACTTAGTTACTTACCGGGATTTCTTGCACACTCACCTTGCCCTATCACGTCCCTATCCGACCTATCGTCCCTATACTTCAGTTGCTAGGTACCCCCAAAAACCTCATGGACTACTCTCGTAAAAATAGTCAGATGGTGATAGCCACGCTATATGTAAAATAGGTCGCATGTGtatttaatgatatttttcttcagttttttcctccctttttcactgtattatatattatatataatatattagttTCTGGATAAACAATACAATATAAACCACCACAATGTGAGTACTGGAATTATCTGTCTCTAAGCAGCTTGaactcaaaacaacaacaattgtggttgtttgaaataaataagataaaaattgtaaaaaaataatacaaataaataacaattgtggttgtttgaaataaacaagataaaaatcgtaaaaaacaaacaaaaaacaacaacaattgtagttgtttgaaataaacaagataaaaatcgttaaaaataaataaataacaacaattgTGGTTGTTTGAAATAAACAAGataaaaattgtttaaaaaactaaaaaaacaacaacaatttgggttgtttgaaataaacaagataaaaattgtaaaaaaaaaaacaacaattgtgGTTTGAA encodes:
- the adcyap1r1a gene encoding pituitary adenylate cyclase-activating polypeptide type I receptor isoform X1, whose amino-acid sequence is METMRDLILTLIILLPLVASESEHCIIQREHDKCMERMDMHDPSDDLNMDCPWMWDNLTCWQAASVGEVVVVNCPELFHDLMGPEDEMGQVSRNCTEDGWSEPYPHYLDVCLFYDNATKPDMYYASVKALYTVGYSTSLVSLTTAMVILCRFRKLHCTRNFIHMNLFVSFMLRAISVFIKDGVLYAQEDSDHCFVHTVACKAVMVFFHYCVMSNYFWLFIEGLYLFTLLVETFFPERRYFYWYTIIGWGTPTICVTVWAVLRLHFHDTGCWDTNEHTALWWVIKGPVVASIMINFVLFVGIIIILVQKLQSPDIGGNESSIYLSCAQKCFSEPSQAVQHSCRMSELSAITLRLARSTLLLIPLFGIHYTVFAFSPEDVSKRERLVFELGLGSFQGFVVAVLYCFLNGEFLPEGTVGDQAEMAQLEGEPILCCGPEAAEAPVVGEQRSERRDSAVHPQQEQLPDPHVQPPGGECQHQPAHLSV
- the adcyap1r1a gene encoding pituitary adenylate cyclase-activating polypeptide type I receptor isoform X2, translated to METMRDLILTLIILLPLVASESEHCIIQREHDKCMERMDMHDPSDDLNMDCPWMWDNLTCWQAASVGEVVVVNCPELFHDLMGPEDEMGQVSRNCTEDGWSEPYPHYLDVCLFYDNATKPDMYYASVKALYTVGYSTSLVSLTTAMVILCRFRKLHCTRNFIHMNLFVSFMLRAISVFIKDGVLYAQEDSDHCFVHTVACKAVMVFFHYCVMSNYFWLFIEGLYLFTLLVETFFPERRYFYWYTIIGWGTPTICVTVWAVLRLHFHDTGCWDTNEHTALWWVIKGPVVASIMINFVLFVGIIIILVQKLQSPDIGGNESSIYLSCAQKCFSEPSQAVQHSCRMSELSAITLRLARSTLLLIPLFGIHYTVFAFSPEDVSKRERLVFELGLGSFQGFVVAVLYCFLNGEVQSEIKRKWRSWRVNRYFAVDLKQQRHPSLASSGVNGGTQLSILSKSSSQIRMSSPLAESANISLPT